A genomic region of Daphnia carinata strain CSIRO-1 chromosome 5, CSIRO_AGI_Dcar_HiC_V3, whole genome shotgun sequence contains the following coding sequences:
- the LOC130696390 gene encoding GTP cyclohydrolase 1-like has protein sequence MEALKNSKAVAGSAVNGDDAECKAITNGLRTIDVDSLRRSPRLNREEMLPAMIDSYRSLLSDVGEDPCRQGLLKTPERAAKAFLFFTKGYEQTLEEVLNDAIFDENHDEMVVVKDIEMFSMCEHHLVPFIGKVSIGYLPNGKVLGLSKLARIVEIYSRRLQVQERLTKQIALAVCEAVEPHGVGVVVEATHMCMVMRGVQKINAKTITSAMLGGFRDDPKTREEFLTFVRTP, from the exons ATGGAAGCTCTGAAAAACAGCAAGGCAGTGGCTGGATCGGCTGTCAATGGAGACGACGCAGAATGCAAAGCAATCACTAATGGACTGCGAACAATAg ATGTCGACAGTCTACGGCGCTCTCCTCGGCTAAACCGCGAAGAAATGTTGCCGGCCATGATTGACTCCTATCGCTCCTTGCTGTCCGATGTTGGAGAAGACCCATGTCGTCAGGGACTGTTGAAAACGCCGGAAAGGGCCGCAAAAGCTTTCTTATTCTTCACAAAAGGATACGAGCAAACGCTAGAAG aggTTTTGAACGATGCCATTTTCGACGAAAATCACGACGAAATGGTCGTGGTTAAAGATATTGAAATGTTCTCCATGTGTGAACACCATCTGGTGCCATTTATTGGTAAAGTCTCCATCGGTTATTTACCAAACGGCAAAGTCCTTGGATTGTCAAAATTGGCCAG GATTGTGGAAATTTACAGCCGCCGCCTACAAGTCCAAGAAAGATTGACGAAACAAATTGCGCTGGCCGTTTGCGAGGCAGTAGAACCTCACGGAGTTGGCGTCGTAGTCGAAGCAAC ACATATGTGCATGGTCATGCGAGGCGTGCAGAAGATCAACGCCAAGACGATCACTTCGGCCATGTTGGGCGGCTTCCGCGACGACCCTAAGACACGCGAGGAGTTCCTGACGTTCGTTCGCACTCCTTGA
- the LOC130696391 gene encoding B9 domain-containing protein 2-like: MAELHLIGQIIGGTEFSDKSIFCRWQLSSGNNWRVLEGATEGQTQLDTPQIGSLTNWNHPLDVHWATRGLQGWPQIHLQIYHLDGYSRTNLIGYASASIPTRPGIHYVDAPAWRPLGTFTEELMRHFIGGGIELTDADRIQNGADRSRLKTEAAGKVHLEIGLIFRDFKKFGIEY, translated from the exons ATGGCAGAACTACATTTAATAGGCCAAATCATCGGTGGAACAGAATTCTCCGACAAATCCATCTTCTGTCGTTGGCAATTATCTTCAG GCAACAATTGGCGTGTTCTCGAAGGTGCTACAGAGGGTCAGACGCAACTCGATACTCCGCAGATTGGCTCACTGACTAATTGGAATCATCCGTTGGATGTCCACTGGGCTACCAGAGGTCTTCAAGGCTGGCCACAAATTCATTTGCAAATTTACCATCTAGACGGTTACTCGCGAACTAACCTGATCGGCTACGCATCTGCATCCATTCCGACGCGTCCTGGTATTCACTACGTCGATGCTCCAGCGTGGAGACCCTTag gcacaTTTACCGAAGAACTGATGCGCCACTTTATTGGCGGTGGAATTGAGCTAACCGACGCTGATCGTATCCAAAACGGAGCCGATCGATCCCGTTTGAAGACAGAGGCGGCTGGTAAAGTTCATCTGGAAATTGGATTAATCTTTCGGGATTTCAAAAAGTTCGGCATCGAGTACTGA